In Candidatus Krumholzibacteriota bacterium, one genomic interval encodes:
- a CDS encoding PorV/PorQ family protein: MKRTTVIACALLFVFSAGARADKYAGEFMALGGGARAMAMGGAFTSIADDATAVFWNPAGIAGFSSLMMTPNDYTMSFMHSERFGSIIDYNFFSAVFPLKAGESSWGVSVIHMGIDDIRIIPIEGMIGNSDGDDRFEPWLGENLTRNYADFPLESVNDFAFFLSYGQKMSFGDIGGSVKIIRNDQVTGVSSFGIGVDLGIIKRDLWRNLSVGAKLQDATGTYISWSTGKREFIYPALKVGMGYPIHLQGMGSVLLFSVDGDFRYENMKGVSQFWIGRASADFHLGGELMIRDLVSLRGGYDMGRPTAGIGVLLNDFGPWNISMGIDYALLLHDWLDTTHRVSLMIAH; the protein is encoded by the coding sequence ATGAAAAGGACAACAGTGATCGCATGCGCGTTGCTTTTTGTATTTTCAGCCGGAGCCAGGGCGGACAAGTATGCCGGAGAATTCATGGCTCTTGGGGGAGGGGCAAGGGCAATGGCGATGGGTGGAGCTTTTACCTCGATAGCTGATGACGCAACGGCGGTTTTCTGGAATCCAGCGGGTATAGCCGGATTCAGTTCCCTTATGATGACGCCGAACGACTACACGATGTCATTCATGCATTCGGAAAGATTCGGAAGCATAATCGATTATAACTTTTTTTCAGCAGTCTTTCCTTTAAAGGCAGGCGAATCTTCCTGGGGTGTGAGCGTGATCCACATGGGGATCGATGATATCAGGATCATTCCGATCGAGGGGATGATAGGGAACTCTGACGGAGACGATCGTTTCGAACCATGGCTTGGCGAAAACCTGACTCGCAACTATGCCGATTTTCCCCTGGAAAGCGTCAATGATTTCGCTTTCTTTCTCTCTTATGGACAGAAGATGAGTTTCGGCGATATTGGAGGTTCGGTAAAGATCATCAGAAACGACCAGGTCACCGGTGTCTCGAGTTTTGGTATAGGGGTCGATCTGGGGATCATCAAGAGGGATCTGTGGAGAAACCTTTCGGTGGGAGCAAAATTACAGGACGCGACAGGGACTTATATAAGCTGGAGTACGGGAAAAAGAGAATTTATATATCCGGCCCTCAAGGTCGGAATGGGATATCCGATCCATCTTCAGGGAATGGGAAGCGTTCTGCTGTTTTCCGTCGATGGTGATTTCAGGTATGAGAACATGAAAGGCGTATCCCAGTTCTGGATCGGCAGGGCAAGTGCCGATTTCCATCTTGGGGGAGAACTGATGATAAGGGACCTTGTCTCGCTTCGCGGCGGATATGATATGGGAAGGCCTACAGCGGGAATCGGCGTACTGCTTAATGATTTCGGCCCATGGAATATTTCGATGGGGATAGACTACGCCCTTCTTCTTCATGACTGGCTCGATACGACTCATCGAGTATCGCTTATGATTGCTCACTGA